The following coding sequences lie in one Miscanthus floridulus cultivar M001 chromosome 9, ASM1932011v1, whole genome shotgun sequence genomic window:
- the LOC136479903 gene encoding uncharacterized protein, with protein MAARAGILFVVAAAVTCCFHARTGNAQQIGGRCQLSDIKVSQEKTGKVVQGQPEYRVTFENLCDCPQDYVDVRCNRLPSVEPIDSRQIKVMDELCMLATTLFRGSKISFTYAWNTPQDFTVVSATSRCDEGSGPSLEAAALQD; from the coding sequence ATGGCTGCCAGGGCCGGTATCCtgttcgtcgtcgccgccgccgtaaCCTGCTGCTTCCATGCGCGGACGGGCAACGCGCAGCAGATAGGAGGGCGGTGTCAGCTGTCGGACATCAAGGTTTCGCAGGAGAAGACGGGGAAGGTGGTGCAGGGTCAGCCGGAATACCGGGTGACCTTCGAGAACCTGTGCGACTGCCCGCAGGACTACGTCGACGTGCGCTGCAACCGCCTGCCCAGCGTCGAGCCGATCGACAGCAGGCAGATCAAGGTGATGGATGAGCTCTGCATGCTCGCCACGACTCTCTTCAGGGGGTCCAAGATCTCCTTCACCTACGCCTGGAACACGCCGCAGGACTTCACCGTCGTCAGCGCCACTTCGCGGTGTGACGAGGGGAGTGGTCCAAGCCTAGAGGCTGCAGCCCTTCAAGATTAG
- the LOC136481930 gene encoding uncharacterized protein — MAQSVNLLIQAFVLLVLVQGARSSEKCGQGAAGMEVLQTSNGDKAGVDTVFEVTVRNPCACAVRGVFLRSEGFTSSIPVEGKLFRREGNDYLVADGGRIESGGEVRFRYAWERPFNITPAAVQDDCSGGVHQFTM, encoded by the exons ATGGCACAGTCCGTGAATCTTCTTATTCAAGCCTTTGTCCTCCTCGTCCTGGTGCAAG GGGCGAGGTCATCCGAGAAGTGCGGGCAAGGGGCCGCGGGCATGGAGGTGCTACAGACCAGCAACGGGGACAAGGCCGGGGTGGACACAGTGTTCGAGGTGACCGTGAGGAACCCCTGCGCGTGCGCGGTGCGCGGCGTGTTCCTCCGCTCCGAGGGCTTCACGAGCTCCATACCCGTCGAAGGAAAGCTGTTCCGCCGGGAGGGCAACGACTACCTCGTCGCCGACGGCGGCCGGATCGAGAGCGGAGGCGAGGTACGGTTCCGGTACGCCTGGGAGCGCCCGTTCAACATAACCCCCGCCGCCGTGCAAGACGACTGTAGTGGTGGAGTTCATCAGTTCACCATGTAA